The nucleotide window TAATAACCAGAACAATTTAATAGTAAAACAAATGAGACTAAATATTTTAATTGCAAGTTTGCTAATCATACTCATTAATCAGTCATGTACCGACAACATAGGAATGGCAAGTGGCGGAGGACGTGAAGGCGAGGTTGTTGTTGTCCTTAACGAAGAGTTTCAAGAAGGTGAAGCAGGTAAAATTATCGACCAATATTTGAGGGGTCCATATCTGATCTTGCCACAATACGAGCCACTTTTTAAGCTTTACGTTATCTCTTGGTATTCGTTTTCGGAAACATTTAAAGCATACAGGAATATTGTAAAGGTTGATATTGGTTCTAAATATCAAGAATCGAAAGCATTGTTGCAACAAAATAAAAATCAAACAGTTGTGACTCTAACAGCTCCAACTGTACATGATTTTGTTGAGCTTTTTGAAAAGCACGGCACGCAAATTGTCAATGCATTATCAAAGAGTGAAAGAGAATTTGCAAAAAGGCAAATAAAAAAGGGTGATGAAGTTAATTTACAGAAATACCTAAAAAACAAACATCACGTTGATATGATTATCCCACAAGGATATTCAATAAGAAAAGACACAACAGATTTTGTTTATCTGGCTTTAGAAACGAACGAATTAACATTAGGAATAA belongs to Bacteroidales bacterium and includes:
- a CDS encoding DUF4837 family protein; the encoded protein is MRLNILIASLLIILINQSCTDNIGMASGGGREGEVVVVLNEEFQEGEAGKIIDQYLRGPYLILPQYEPLFKLYVISWYSFSETFKAYRNIVKVDIGSKYQESKALLQQNKNQTVVTLTAPTVHDFVELFEKHGTQIVNALSKSEREFAKRQIKKGDEVNLQKYLKNKHHVDMIIPQGYSIRKDTTDFVYLALETNELTLGIMIYYYPYIDKKAFTIDNLLSKRDSICKKHIKGPLYPEKMSYMTTSRDPFTPLLKESMIDNMYVAEIRGLWNVTDDFMGGPFLSTSRVDEERNRVVTVEGFVYYPSENKRKFMRWFEVITESVTFPKKETTQ